AGTCATGAACCAAAGTTATCAGGTCTTACTGTAGGAACAATAAGTACGTATCAATCAGTACGACCCAGTGTTGAATTCAACACGAGAAGAAGTGATTGATAATTACCCTCCCAGGAGGTAAGAGTTCTGATGAACTTAAGAGCTCAAGAGGCAAAGCAAAGTGTAAGGAGGatttttcacaacctggcaacctaactgaaaatgagtcattcTTGATCTATGAAGTAGTGGTAAGGGATTTATAAAGCCATTGCATAAACCTCTAAACCCTCATGTATAGGCCTTCCATCCATCAAACAATTCAACAGCGTGTTagatgttttaatgtctttctCCGAGCTTTTCGGCAACACTGGTTTTATATTTCCATCCTTTATATGAAAATGAACTTGAAAAACAAGTAGCAGTAGGTAGTATATTACAGTGAACATCATGTCGGCTTTTATTTCATCACAGTTATGCTGCAGACATGATGTTCGTTGTGAGGGAGTACTGAACTGTTCTCCGATCAGCTGGAACCAGCAGCTCAACAGGTCAAAGCTCTCACTTGTCATCAATTGGCACTtgaatgttgaaataaaagatCACAGATCTCCCTcatttctgattggctgctcgCATTGCCTCCACACGTCTGTGTGCTGTGCCTCTATACTGTTGCAGTGTGTGGAGGTTTGATCGGTGACCCATGACCTGATGACCATGGTTACGGTCCTCCACATCTAGTTCTTAATGTGTGAGTTGTTTCAACAGTGAAGCATCATTTCACTGTTCAGTTAACATAAGTTAACATTAACATAGGTGACATAGGAAATTATTTCTGATTTCTCACAAAGccaaaaaacaactacaggTACACCTCTGTTTTGGAAACTACAGTAAACTGTTGTTCTAGTACAGGcagtagtggaagaagtattcagatggTTACAATACCACACTATGTGTAACATCTGAGCAGTCACTAGTATCTATGGCTGTCAggtaaatgtagtggagtaaatgATACAATATTCTCCTGACAAATGGTTGAAATGGAAACACTCAGAAAAGGACAAGTTGCTCAAAAGTGTACTTAATTGCACTTCCACAACTTGGGTAAATTTACTTAGTTATGTCCTATTTCTGCTTACGGCTACAAATCTCTTTACTGGAATATTCACATTTGTACCACTGCTGAATGCATGTACAGCATCTATTTCTCACCTTTACCAGAAACAATTGGCATTCCAGATGGAGCCAGGTATTTGTTGGGAGAATTGTAATACAGGTAGAGATATAGTATATGAACTGTGCATTCAACAGCAGTAAGTTTAACAATGTTGGTGTCCCACAGTCCTACTTTGTGTCGGACTACGACCCCACCATCGAAGACTCCTACACCAAGATCTGTACCGTGGACGGGAAGGAGACCCGGCTGGACAGTAAGGCTCCGTCACACCGGATACGAATTCATTCTGCACACTGTTTGTCTGAAAGCAGAGGGTGTGTTGCACTGCGATACGACACAGACAGTGTGTTTGCTCTCTGGAGGTTTCATTCCCTTGTTAGGACTTGTACTTGGGCAGTATTACTGCACAGAGCCAGGCTGCAGTGTGTTGGGTCACACTGCCGTTACACCACACGGTGATATGTGAATCACAGCTTGTTTACTGCGCTCTAGATCTCACACTCTTCTTTATTCTTCTCTATACCGTACTCTTAAACATCACTGGAGATCAAATCCTATAGTCagtatatctaaaaaaaatgatatttgatttgatgttgGGAGCGCCTGTTTTATGCTTTAGTGTACATGGATGTTGCAGTTCGGCTATGGGTGGTGTTAAGGGTGGGACCAGCATatcatgacacacacatgctgtgtcTAGTCACTGGCTCTGTCAGAGCTCTCTACCGAAACATGGGCTTCCTTAAACCCTAACATAACATTTGAAACACACGGATGAGCCATTGTTTTTCTGAGAGTTAAATCCATTgttattatacaaaaaaaaggatgttaaAAACCCTGGTTTTACGGTAACCCTCAAAGATGCCTCTAACTATCTAGATGAAGTTGTGActctgtttcctgtttacaTATCTCATCCACTGATTTGTACGGCGTGAACCCTAAACTTCTTTCCATTATTATGTGTACGATATAAGCAAGAATGTATGTCTTTTCTGGCAACCATCCAAGGGTGAGTAGATGTATAGTCACAACTTGTAGAGCAACTCAAGAATTTGATTGTGCAGTGGACAGAATGTGTTTGTAGAAGTCTACGGGGATTGTGGACATACCTACAGGGCAGCAGTGAGTGTTGTGAATatataacgtgtgtgtgtgtgcatgtgtttcagTCTTGGACACAGCAGGTCAGGAGGAGTTCGGAGCGATGAGGGAGCAGTACATGCGCTCAGGAGAAGGCTTCTTATTGGTGTTTGCACTCAACGACCGGGGcaggtaatgtgtgtgtgtgtgtgtctgtgtgtctggaGCTACCTTGCAGATGGATGCTTCTAGTGTCATCAGAGGTGGACATGTTGTGCTGAATGGTTAGTTGGTGTAAAAGTGTGATGCTGTCACTCACAGTCCTTCCTCCTGCTAAAGAGGAAGTGCAGCCAGCTGTCGCTGTAGGTGAGACTGACGTGAGGACTCTCTGTCAAGCTGTTATttagacagagacagggagtgGACTCAATGTCATGGGTACTTGTACAATCACATGCATTCCATTTCAACAAAAACTAGTTTAATGCACAAGGCTCACACACGCTCAATACATGTATGTGAGTCGATATGGTAAGTGTCGCTGGGGGTTTTGTATTTGGGGAAATTACATATTAGAGGTGTTCTTGTCTCAAAGCTTAATGAACACCATTAGAGTCAGGCTGTCCTAACAGGTCCTGTCAGTTGTTAGACTATGACCGCATGCTCTTTGGTTAGCAGTTCATCAATGAATGCAGCGCAGATGTTCATCTTTATGTTCGATTGAAGCCATAGAAGCATTTACATTGGCAAATTACACAAACCTGACAAATCAAATAACTATCGCACTATGATCAATATGCATTATGACAATTGTTATAATATTGATGTTTAGCTTAGTTTCTGTCCAAAGTAGTAACAACATGTCTTTACATGTATGATGTCTGTTTGTCTGAATGCATCCAGTACACATGAATGATAAGTAAGAGTATTCAGATAACTTAGTGTTTACAGTTGGGACTTTTGTAATTAACATACACAGACACTATTAACTAAATTAAACTGATGACCCTGGAACCACATTTGGTCATTATTGTGTCCATCTCCTGTACATGGCACATTCTTTCATCAGAATCCATAtgaatctatgttgttgatactcattcattcattcattcattctatgTTGATTGCGAATTCTTTCCCTCTGTCCCCCCGACAGCTACCATGAGGTCCAGAAATTCCACACTCAGATCCTGAGAGTCAAAGACCGAGATGACTTCCCCATGGTGCTGGTTGGAAACAAGGCAGACCTAGAACAGCAAAGAGTGGTGAGTAAGGCCCTCGTGTATCTTTCTAGCGTCAGTCAGCTCTCCCAATGTTCCTGGAATATAGTGGAGTGTACACAGATATGTTCCAGAAGGTCAAGGAATTTCATCAGTTCCCATCCAAGGTTGGGAAATATTGGGGAATTTGTAAAACTTCAGGTCTCATTTACGCCTCATTTTAAGGAGGAGCAAATCACTTGATGGCAAAGTTCAAACACAGCTGTGACCTTGTAGGGACCAAAACTTAACACAATAAAAAGGAATGATGCAAATTAATGTCAAATGCATCTTACTATTTAACTGAACATGTACTTCCTTCACCAATCGATCTTCTTATAAATTTAActggaaaaaacactttttttgattttgtaaatGGAAGCAAAGCCCGGACAAATAGAGTTCTATATGAAAGCAATCTCTAAACCCATCGTATATCGGCCTGGCGACGATAAGCCTCTAGGTGCGAGGGGATTTATTTCTGAGGTTCCGGTGTAGCCAGAGGCGATCCGGGCCAAGACTTCCTCTTCTGTgtgctgctcattgtttacTGTCCAATGAGCAACTCAAGATGTGAGACTTGAGTTGAAGTTGAGAGACATGTACAACCCTTTCGGAAGTAGCCCGTTTACAAGCTAAattgaaatcaataaaaatcGAAATCATCGTCACGGCGACGGTAGCAGGTGGGTTCCGAGAGTGCATTTCGACCTATGTCTTCTGCCTCTTTAGCTCTCAACACAAaatgtttacctgcattcaaccaaagcctgctccattctgattggtcaatactattcggactacaaacggaaaccagaGCACTTCGGGTATCGAGATCTTGTCCTGTGCCTACAGATTCTGAATATGAAAGTAGAACCTGTTGATGGAGATTACTATGAAAGTGTCTGTTTCTATCTGGGCTAATCTCCTCACAGTACTGTAATGTACCGGTGGCTATTTACTGAAGTGAGTGCAAAGTGTAAAGACAGCACAGCTGTACAGGATGACAGGGATGAGGTGACAGTGGAAGATTTTACTGGAGGCTGGTTTGCTTTGTCTGCAGATCACCAGGGAGAATGCTCAGGGGTTCGCCAGAGAGAACAGGATCCACTACATGGAGGCTTCGGCCAAGAATCGCCACAACGTGGATGAAGTCTTCTTGGAGCTGGTGCAAATCATCAGGTACAgtccttatttattttaattcaatttagtcAAGTTGGAGGAACAGATTATTTACAGCTACAGTAGCTTGGGAAATAGGCATGGGGCACTGAATTTGATATATGTCCTctcacattacatttaaaagctAGTTAATGGCTGGTTTTATCTCACTACCAAGAATCT
This genomic window from Anoplopoma fimbria isolate UVic2021 breed Golden Eagle Sablefish chromosome 11, Afim_UVic_2022, whole genome shotgun sequence contains:
- the rras gene encoding ras-related protein R-Ras isoform X4 produces the protein MIKTAVKEDLVRGPSYFVSDYDPTIEDSYTKICTVDGKETRLDILDTAGQEEFGAMREQYMRSGEGFLLVFALNDRGSYHEVQKFHTQILRVKDRDDFPMVLVGNKADLEQQRVITRENAQGFARENRIHYMEASAKNRHNVDEVFLELVQIIRRFQEMECPPPTTHHTRKQKRGGCPCVLL
- the rras gene encoding ras-related protein R-Ras isoform X1, whose protein sequence is MPEKQRQGNDVLITDEIPLWMIKTAVKEDLVRGPSYFVSDYDPTIEDSYTKICTVDGKETRLDILDTAGQEEFGAMREQYMRSGEGFLLVFALNDRGSYHEVQKFHTQILRVKDRDDFPMVLVGNKADLEQQRVITRENAQGFARENRIHYMEASAKNRHNVDEVFLELVQIIRRFQEMECPPPTTHHTRKQKRGGCPCVLL
- the rras gene encoding ras-related protein R-Ras isoform X3; its protein translation is MRMLNVNWSWRGFPGTCPHRESYFVSDYDPTIEDSYTKICTVDGKETRLDILDTAGQEEFGAMREQYMRSGEGFLLVFALNDRGSYHEVQKFHTQILRVKDRDDFPMVLVGNKADLEQQRVITRENAQGFARENRIHYMEASAKNRHNVDEVFLELVQIIRRFQEMECPPPTTHHTRKQKRGGCPCVLL
- the rras gene encoding ras-related protein R-Ras isoform X2, with product MSGDEERFKLVVVGGGGVGKSALTIQFIQSYFVSDYDPTIEDSYTKICTVDGKETRLDILDTAGQEEFGAMREQYMRSGEGFLLVFALNDRGSYHEVQKFHTQILRVKDRDDFPMVLVGNKADLEQQRVITRENAQGFARENRIHYMEASAKNRHNVDEVFLELVQIIRRFQEMECPPPTTHHTRKQKRGGCPCVLL